From one Asterias amurensis chromosome 10, ASM3211899v1 genomic stretch:
- the LOC139942758 gene encoding uncharacterized protein → MANCGFEGIFQPCSLVMIACVLLIIGRVGANTTGDACEVCDCDSQPFAVNCNNKGLTELPIGIPNDTAKLDLGGNFLREIPEDWLLQFPRLISLDVSRNSISGPFRVPPFLKILSAGYNQLQDITMMMATGLRLQIADFIMNEVEVLRTNTFTKCTELMEIMLNWNKISKIEPEGLAVAEFTKIRLNENRITELSLAMFGGRRYKTLDILRNRLTRIESYTLGGFTNRLRLDGNNLQELPDDLFTYKTDSERPVYDIYLSSNPIRKISPLLFRGVHRANVLSFSGDKLIDESLPKDLLVNMTVVYLIDLSVNELSRFPSELLRTQGTLEVLYLQNNRITALDETMFKGLHSLQYLFIYQNPIMQMADFQFYETSLSYLVMFQGNLSNVGNRPFATKGGTIKQILMHGNPITTIKDTIWPDLGPDCYVSIDNSLRQVPHMNRTDINVELVGDDFSRPIDMKYFQYDDALATSGLVCRQQPSFFDWQCTPCPQGTYGQDAKCVPCPPGGFYQNKTAQSSINEKMNCKECNKGTYVSPEAAPGTIGTDCKVCPTGTDKSTTAGFRACPCVDNYYRTDRFGECYQCPHEGINCSGEYQHLRPGYWWTWNWTLQEERISQENHDSYMKFVNNICIMNDSYDRSAQRFGGKLPQVHKCSRDDVCPNGGIGIDSTCSEGYKGWLCSECANKYYSWLGHCLECPEWPLFAVEVFCILFAVCIIVGFFVWDAYRRHRRNERNIVSIFLARGKIVVGFCQVMGEIFSALDDIPWPKNLQTLGSVFKTMEVSLVGWLISPRCFIPDFTYPNIYIEFLVGFSFIIFVVLVAFCYYVFRKCYIRDAQGLPAHCRNDLSKSKRRCFLIVVILLFLSYPSVCSVIISLLPTGCKLFYMDEDTEFNITLLRYDYAIDCESPEHSVYNYAAQTAMIYVVGFPLALFILLWYSKRGTDIDAVEPDTKISWESFLCENYKAEFWYWEIIELTRKILQTLFILLFGPEDHFTLFVSVFLSVFFLLIHAYLKPMKDAAEQRLQMCSLGIIFINMLAASLLLMPNDTGPIVDDKQGVLATALVLLNLSIIVFVAISSVWTGIKVLSRHGCFACIRNSLVQMCRWCRRRYRREQDGQGLLDDGNSSRSVNVDEQDEQTTTVAPAAENHTA, encoded by the exons ATGGCCAACTGTGGATTTGAAGGCATCTTTCAACCATGCAGTTTAGTAATGATTGCTTGTGTACTACTAATCATTGGACGAGTCGGAGCTAATACTACGGGTGACGCGTGCGAGGTTTGCGACTGTGATAGTCAGCCATTCGCAGTTAACTGCAACAACAAAGGATTGACCGAGCTACCAATCGGCATACCAAACGATACAGCCAAATT AGACCTTGGTGGGAACTTCTTGCGAGAGATTCCGGAGGATTGGTTGTTACAGTTTCCTCGACTCATTTCCCT ggATGTATCACGCAATTCAATTTCGGGGCCTTTTCGTGTACCACCATTTCTTAAAATCCT ATCTGCTGGATACAACCAGTTGCAAGATATAACAATGATGATGGCAACCGGATTAAGGTTACAAATTGC aGATTTCATAATGAACGAGGTTGAAGTTCTTCGAACGAACACATTTACAAAGTGCACCGAGTTAATGGAAAT TATGCTGAACTGGAACAAGATATCCAAAATTGAACCAGAGGGTCTGGCTGTAGCTGAGTTCACAAAAAT AAGATTGAACGAAAACCGAATAACAGAGCTAAGTCTAGCTATGTTTGGTGGTAGACGCTACAAAACATt AGACATCTTGAGGAATCGTTTGACACGGATAGAGAGCTACACATTAGGAGGTTTTACGAATAGACT ACGGCTCGATGGCAACAATTTACAGGAACTTCCAGATGATCTATTTACATATAAGACAGATTCTGAACGGCCTGTTTATGACAT ttACCTCTCTAGCAACCCTATTCGAAAGATCTCTCCATTACTGTTCAGAGGTGTACACAGGGCCAATGTATT ATCTTTTTCTGGAGACAAGCTGATTGATGAGTCACTACCAAAGGACTTATTGGTCAACATGACGGTGGTGTACTTGAT TGATTTATCGGTGAATGAGCTGTCAAGATTTCCCAGTGAACTTTTACGAACACAGGGCACACTTGAAGTACTCTACCTGCAAAATAATCGCATCACCGCTTTGGACGAAACCATGTTCAAAGGACTTCACTCTCTACAGTATCT aTTCATTTATCAAAATCCGATTATGCAAATGGCAGACTTTCAGTTTTATGAGACAAGCCTCAGTTACCT AGTTATGTTCCAGGGTAACTTATCAAATGTTGGCAACAGACCATTCGCTACGAAAGGTGGCACCATCAAGCAAAT ATTGATGCACGGAAATCCGATTACCACAATTAAGGATACCATCTGGCCAGACTTGGGACCGGACTGTTACGT aTCTATTGATAACAGCCTCCGACAAGTGCCGCACATGAATAGGACAGACATCAATGT TGAGTTGGTCGGTGATGACTTCAGTCGTCCAATCGACATGAAGTATTTTCAGTATGATGATGCGTTGGCTACATCGGGTCTAGTGTGTCGACAACAACCCTCTTTTTTTGACTGGCAATGCACGCCTTGTCCACAGGGCACATATGGACAAGACGCTAAATGCGTTCCGTGTCCCCCCG GCGGGTTCTACCAAAATAAAACTGCTCAGTCTTCGATTAACGAGAAGATGAACTGTAAAGAATGCAATAAAGGAACGTACGTCTCGCCCGAAGCTGCACCTGGCACGATAGGTACTGATTGTAAGGTGTGTCCAACAGGAACAGATAAAAGTACCACTGCAGGGTTCCGGGCTTGTCCATGTGTGGACAACTATTACCGCACTGACCGGTTTGGCGAATGTTATCAGTGTCCCCACGAAGGGATCAACTGCTCCGGGGAATATCAACATCTTCGTCCGGGCTACTGGTGGACGTGGAACTGGACCTTACAAGAAGAACGGATCTCGCAGGAAAACCACGATTCCTATATGAAATTTGTTAACAATATATGCATTATGAATGACTCATATGACAGAAGCGCGCAGAGATTTGGCGGTAAATTACCCCAGGTACACAAATGTTCCCGCGACGACGTGTGTCCAAATGGTGGAATTGGTATCGACTCAACTTGCAGCGAAGGCTACAAGGGCTGGCTGTGTTCCGAATGTGCAAATAAGTATTACTCTTGGCTTGGCCATTGTTTGGAATGTCCTGAGTGGCCGTTATTTGCTGTAGAAGTCTTCTGCATCTTGTTTGCTGTTTGCATCATAGTCGGTTTTTTTGTGTGGGATGCATATAGAAGGCATCGTCGGAATGAACGAAATATTGTGAGCATCTTCTTAGCACGCGGGAAAATCGTGGTTGGTTTTTGCCAAGTCATGGGGGAGATATTCTCTGCATTAGACGACATTCCCTGGCCAAAGAATTTGCAGACATTGGGCTCAGTCTTTAAGACAATGGAGGTCAGCTTAGTTGGTTGGTTGATTAGTCCTCGATGCTTTATTCCGGATTTCACCTACCCCAATATTTACATTGAATTCTTGGTCGGTTTCAGCTTCATCATATTTGTTGTTCTGGTTGCTTTTTGTTACTATGTATTCAGAAAATGTTACATAAGAGACGCACAAGGGTTGCCTGCGCACTGCAGAAATGATCTCAGTAAAAGTAAACGAAGATGTTTCTTGATCGTTGTAATTTTGCTCTTTCTGTCGTACCCAAGTGTTTGCAGTGTTATAATTAGCCTGTTGCCGACTGGGTGTAAGCTGTTTTACATGGATGAGGATACAGAATTCAACATCACCTTGCTGAGGTATGATTACGCAATAGACTGTGAGAGCCCAGAACACTCTGTTTACAACTATGCCGCCCAGACAGCTATGATATACGTTGTTGGTTTCCCGCTCGCATTGTTCATACTTCTGTGGTATAGCAAAAGAGGGACTGACATTGACGCCGTGGAGCCAGATACCAAAATCAGCTGGGAGAGTTTTCTGTGTGAAAACTACAAAGCTGAGTTCTGGTACTGGGAGATCATTGAACTTACCCGTAAGATCCTGCAGACGCTCTTCATACTGCTGTTTGGACCCGAGGACCACTTCACACTCTTTGTGTCTGTCTTCTTGTCGGTCTTCTTCCTGCTCATCCATGCCTACCTGAAACCAATGAAGGATGCCGCGGAACAGCGGCTTCAGATGTGCTCGCTTGGTATAATCTTCATAAACATGTTGGCGGCGTCCTTGCTCCTCATGCCAAATGACACTGGGCCAATTGTAGATGATAAACAAGGAGTTCTTGCGACTGCGTTGGTTCTTCTGAATCTCAGCATTATTGTTTTCGTTGCAA